CACTTTGTTTGCCACCATCCTCCTTTTGATAACCGATGCTGCTcaaaaagacaaagacaaaaaagaaaaaaaaaaaacgactgacTCACATTATGTGCCGTTTTACCCTTTTCTATGTGCAATGTCAATTTCAAACAAATGAATGTttaatttatacttttttaatgtaatgtttttttgttttctgtctgCTGACATTAGGCAAGAGTAAACGAAAACTGATGTActtctgtaaatgaaatgaaaagtatttTTGTATGAAAATATCTTTACATTCCTTCAACCATGGATAGTGCTGTGCTTGTATGAACCTTTTGCTGCCCATAAATCTTCTCTCTTTCACCCATTCCATACGAGATTATTACTACCGGATTATTActtcaaaaatataaaaatgcaggGCTTTTATCGTAATGGCAATCATCAAGACCAACTTGATTGCCGTATATGTAGCTGCAGTAGTGCCTAGTGCCTGTTGCTCTCTGGTTGTTGGTTGGAGTGAGTTGAGGGGGGTAGCGTTCTGTACTGTTGGATAGTAATAAGAGCGGTACGTCAAACCAAAGTGTGAGAAAACTGGGTGAAAAAGCATGATATTTGCAtgtggcagtggttggcctagcgggtaaggaaactgaaggttgccggttcgaatcccgagctgccaaggtgccactgagcaaagcaccgtccccacacactgctccccggcgcctgtcatggctgcccactgctcaccaagggtgatggttaaaagcagaggacacatttcacattgtgtcactgtgtgctgtgctgcaatgtttcacaatgacaatcactttcactttcaaatagaAACAGCCCCAGGCCTATTTTAGCAAAATGTAGGGCTCTTTATGTGGAACTACGGTGAGCaccgtacacacatacacatgcataagcatgtttcaaaaatataattatagATTTATATGTAAAAGCTGCAGTTACTATTAAAACAATTGTTCTATAATATGCTGaacaattaaatgtttttgtacaGTCTAAAAAGTCAGAACATGTTTATGCGATTTAGAACAATTTGGAGCTTATTTCATATAcatcaaaaaaagatttttcacTCTGGTCAAGCCAGTCATGCTTGTGTTCATAACCATGCAGCTTTTTTAATTTCCCTGAGCATGTATGGATCACAGATATGATTTTGCACTTTGTTACCTACAAATGGTGTCCACGAAGTGGGTCACAGTGGCTCAGGTTGTTACGGCCCAGAAAGGGGCTGTGAGATGTGCTGGTTCAGTCAGCGGGATGGATCAGAACTCTCGTTGCCCTGCTCATTGTAAACGCCTCCTATAGCACTACGTTAGTTTGTCATTTCGGCATCCACTCACAATGTGTCGGTGCTGAAGCAGGTCAAAAACTGTCCTAAATGTTCTGAGAACATGTGACTTTTTCTCTCAGTGTTATGACACGTGATCGTAGATGAATCTTAGCTGTCTTGACAGTTACCGAAGGGTATtattttaatctatttattctattttttacgtacattttgctttttgaaaACTTTTTGTAAGTGTTAAGACTCCTATGACTGAAGTCATAAATTACAGAAGTAGATGTACACGTCAGATTTTCTCATTATACTTATGACAGTTTTGACTCGTCTTGACACATTATTATACTTCATGAAGGTGTTATAAACCATAAAGTCTATTTGACTGCATTTGCTTGCGGCAGTACTTCACTAAGTGTTCACACCCCAGCAGCCTGTGGTGAACAGACCAATCCCATATGACTTGTGACATTACCACTGACCTTTCCAAGATGGTTGAAGGCAATGTTAACCCACCTGACACATCACCAATTCTGTTGTCTCAGTCGAGCAAAACACAAAATTTCTCCCATTTCaagatatatatgtataaaggAACAGATTATATCTCTTGTGTGTGAGTCAGTTTTTAACGCGTTTCCAGATCTTGTCTTTGACGCTGTGTAAATGTCGGCTAGAATTGCTCACAGTAAGGTGTAATGGTACTGATTCTCTCGCTGTGACCTGTTATTTTGATGTCACCCACTGTATTTGTCCCACTTTTATTCCCTCTTCTTGTTATGCGTACTGCATTGGGTTTCCTGAGGTTCAGACGCTGGTGGAGACTAATGTATTTACTACCAGACTAGACAAAAGTGTGGAAAACCCGACAGCCATTTCTGCCCGATAAGGGCTGGAATCACATACTGTAATATagaatgtacaaaaatgtttagAAAATACAATTGTTTATTTTGTAAGATGTCAAAtagatttaaatacatttatatacattatatgattttaaaaagtacaaaaacaaatattttgtaACAATTACAATTGAAGTGTCTTATTGGGGGAGGCAAagtctttcttttcttcagtaCTGCAAGTGGGTGTTGCACAGTCAGTGATAttgtatggctttttttttctgtatataccATCAAAACAAGCTTTAACATattgttttaaaagaaattaataaacaGCAAAACAGTTTACATTCTGAAACAGCGTGGACATTAATGTGATAgtgatattaaattatttttattcaatctTGAAGATGtgacatataaaataaaatatttttaaaaacattttcatgctcATGATTGTTGATTTTGGGAATTGGCGGATTTGGGAATTGGAGGATTTGAACCAAAATAGAATGCAAAGAACAGAAATGATAATACCCAGTTCGCTGAACTAACTTTTACATGCAGATTAATTTGATTGTATTTGCCTCTATGTTAACAAGCTCTTCtttggatggagggatgggTCCTACGGAAGGAatactgataaaaaaatatatacaaaaaacaaCAGTATGACAGTTCCTGCTCATTACAGTTTTAATCATTGTGGTTGGATGTGGTTGGCTGATTGTTAAAAACTGATTAATTATAATCACGATGTGCTTGTTTAATTGGTTTTTTTAACTTGACAACAAAAACAGGAGGCACCAAAGCAAATTTTTATCACACAGCAGTTGATTTGTAGTTCTCGAGACCAGTTTTCGGGGCCTCGGTCTTGTCTTGTTCCCGGACCGAAACAGCGTATCCTCACAGAGcagtttcattatttattcagatACAACCAGTCGGTTATTGCCCATTAGCGAGCATttaccaaacgcccttatccagaggccATACAAGCAGTACCTACAGTACTTAGtgggtagttagtggggtttgaacctctgcTTCATAGACCAGCGTGTCGCCCTTTAGGCCGCAACCATCCAGAGATAACTGACAACAACTGAATGTGACAGTGATTGAAAAATTGAAAGTAGTAATCTCTGAATACGGCAAGCCATACATTTTAACAAACCAGGGAAAAAATGTGGGATTTATCATGTAGGGCCAAAAAAACATTCTTGTCAcatgattaaaaatgcaaatattttaaattaaaagtgtGTAATAATGTGTAATGCCTTATTTTTTGTACATCGCCTGTCTTCTTTCAAGTCTCTTCTTGCAGTTTTCTGCCAAAAAAATTTGATTTAGTCCCCTGAAATTTTCTCTCAGGGTTCTTACGGTCAATAAAAAAACTGGaacagttgtgggatttgaaaagagaaattcCCAGGCCTTGAAAAAGGTTTGGAATTCAAAATAAAGTTTTGGCACCACTCCTTTCACTTTCCATGAACTGCAGTGAATTTGCTGGTGCGTTGTTGCGCGCCGACCCCCCAGCCGGCAGGTGGCAGCACCGCAGCCTTCGAGCCACAAATCCACGCGGCAACAAAAACGAGGAAGATCCCGTGACGACCGTTGCCGCGGACGTGTTTACAACTTTCTCCGCCCCCGCTGTCCGGTCCTGAACCGCTGCCGACGGAGACGCTTTAATGCCGGGGACTGATTTCCAGAATGCCCCGTGCTGAGAGCGCGGCCCCGCTGGGGACCCCGGTGCTGAGATCCCCCCTCCTGTCCGCGCTGAAGGAGCTCGCCGCCTCCAGGACCCTCCGCCTGGAACCCGACGTCCCGCTCCGCGTCGCGGTCGTCGCGGTCGAGAGGTACCTGGCCCCCCACGCCGGCGCCGGGCCTCTGGGGCCCGGCGACAGTTACGCGTATGACCTGACGGTCACCGACGGCATCTCTCGGGTCAAATGTCACCTTCGTCCCGGCCTGAACCGCCTGGTGCACACGCTGTCGCTGCGCAGCGGGGCGGAGGTGCGCGTCTCCCGGCTCTCCTTGGTGCACGACGAGAGGAGGCTGCACCAGAGCTTCGTGCGCGTCGAGGATCTCGAGTGCTGCCCCGGCGGAGAGTCGGCGGTGCTGTCGTCCGTCGGAAGCCTGGCTGCGCTGCTGGTCTGGCCCGCCGACGATGCGGGAAACTCGGCCTCGCTGCAACCCGACGGCCCGCTGCGTCTGGGCCGGAAACATTACCTTTCCCTCTGGAACAACGAGGACGCCTACGGGCCGATCTGGAGCCCCGGAGCTTCTCCAGTGGTGGTGGCCGATGGTGAGGTTCTCCTGCGAGTAACGGGACTCAGGATAGACTTCTTCCcgatgaaaaatgttttattatgacTTGATCACAATTGGCTTGACATAAAGGCAGTTCAAGTGTCAAACACGTTTTACAGTTATGATTTAGTGAAATGCAATGCCTTGATGTGTATTGGTTCCTGGGGCTAAGGTGTGTTGTGTTGGCACAGTGCAGTGTTGATTCAGTAAGATTTAcctttcgtgtgtgtgtgttttttctcttcACAGCGTCAAAAATCTGTCTTCTGTCTGATCTTGAGGCATTCTTTGCCAGATCCAAGCGCCCGTTTCCTCTTCTTGTAAGGGTGATGCACAAATCTCGTCTGCGGTATTATGGGAAACCGAACCTGGCCATTGACTTTCCATATCAGGtaagaaaaaaagtgcttgATAATTCCGTTTTAATAGCCACATGTACACAATTTCTTCTGTTCGCTGTAATACAGGCCTACTTTGAGGTTGCTGACCAGAGTGGGACAATGTCTATGGTCCTGTGGAATGACCTCTGTCTGAAGTGGTACCAGAGACTGACAGTAGGAGCTGTGCTCTACCTGGAGCAGTACAGTCTGAAGAGCAGCTACCAGCATCGGTCCAGACCCCAAGTCAGCGCTCACCTTGTGGCTTTCCACTCTACAGGTGTGGGACAGAGGGTGTCTCAGATAGCAGTCCTTCGGTTTttagttgaaagtgaagtgattgtcattgtgaaaccgtgacacaacggaatgtgcctctgcttataaccatcaccctcggtgagcggTTATATTctatgttctgtgtgtgtttatttcccttttatgtatttgtatgtcTTCCACAGAAATTTGCCTCAACCCTCATAGCCCCACAGCGGTGCTTTCAATAGTGCCGCCACAAAATGTAAAGCCACAGTGGCGTTTACCTGATGTCACATACCGCTTTACCCCAAGGTAAGACCTCACAAGTGTGGTGGAAAAACCTGCCCCAGAAAGTAGGATATAGATGTTAGTTAACCACTGATTAAAAGTTGCCCTTATATATCATGTAATGTAAAGCTACACAGTAGTTTTTGCCCAATCATTTGTCATTTCAtctgtgtttcattttaaatcttTATGTCCTCTTTCTTATATCTAGGACTGAAGTAGAGCATCTCTCCAGTAACCAGACTGTGGATGTCATCGGTCTCGTCACTTTTGTTGGGCGTGTTGAGAGAGTCAGGAACAGGGGGAACACAAGTAAGCTTCATATAAGTATTGTCCGTTACATTTGAGGCTTATGTTCATAGTCAAATCGCCCTGGTCTTATAACAcaattttaatataatgtaaaataatctaATATACTAAAGGTCTTAGTCCCATCCCTGTACTCTTACTGAATAGTTTCTGTTTTTTCAGTCCCAGAGAAGTATTGGACGTACCGCTGGGTTCATGCGTTGGACGGGACCTCTGACTCACCGTTCATCCTTGAGATCTTTGCTTCATCACAGCCGGAAGTCTTCGACAGCATATGCCCAAGTAAGTTCAGCATCttttcagatttgtttttgCCTCAGTTTGTTAGCATTGCTCATTTTAACTTGTGACGTTTCCAGCAAATTCCTACCGCAGAGCTGATGTTTGTGGTGCATGAGGTCTGACCTTACTCGTCTTCTCTCTGTCCCCAGTGACATACCTGGTGTGTACCCAGATGA
The window above is part of the Denticeps clupeoides chromosome 6, fDenClu1.1, whole genome shotgun sequence genome. Proteins encoded here:
- the radx gene encoding RPA-related protein RADX; this translates as MPRAESAAPLGTPVLRSPLLSALKELAASRTLRLEPDVPLRVAVVAVERYLAPHAGAGPLGPGDSYAYDLTVTDGISRVKCHLRPGLNRLVHTLSLRSGAEVRVSRLSLVHDERRLHQSFVRVEDLECCPGGESAVLSSVGSLAALLVWPADDAGNSASLQPDGPLRLGRKHYLSLWNNEDAYGPIWSPGASPVVVADASKICLLSDLEAFFARSKRPFPLLVRVMHKSRLRYYGKPNLAIDFPYQAYFEVADQSGTMSMVLWNDLCLKWYQRLTVGAVLYLEQYSLKSSYQHRSRPQVSAHLVAFHSTEICLNPHSPTAVLSIVPPQNVKPQWRLPDVTYRFTPRTEVEHLSSNQTVDVIGLVTFVGRVERVRNRGNTIPEKYWTYRWVHALDGTSDSPFILEIFASSQPEVFDSICPMTYLVCTQMRVCREPGSALYLTSSAETQIFTTGHHRKQPYLSDPQVKAFIQWTKTLKDKLMLRRTAVGGYYCYPPPPPSFTPSTDGESGQTQLVALDDLKVELESLQYREHKRLAIQGHITAVRYHPWPGQITEPSQADQSVSFVPDLVVPGLEDRDTVSTDGIQSLKRKRRKPNKRQMKCHYMTRLQVRPESEIQEEDSGESEAEEEPDCHGLPNEIRPAEPADKEPGAHAEDGPSSSTRRSADPASALWESSMWPLIRSGVSEHLSTTALQQESMAESFSYDDRELLCQKFNLHPAKWNPGERLVQDPFPTPVDHNGHYTLTILSLNQKTAVDALFLPILSVKNPRAAGMSWCFHDNSLLSCLASGHLCPPPNSDQPIEMTYPPPDEVMLSAADLEGERVVCVLDLCLLGQDRVEMICSKIYKTKDIITQGNSIE